ATATCTGTCGTCGTTCCATAAAACCACCACATATTCGCTACCATAACACCATACATTTCTGATAAGAGAAGAAGCCAACCTTTCCATGGGCATCATACTTGCATTTGAAGTGGTCATCATACTCCACCACTCCATCTCGAAATACGGTTGAACACATGCCTCCCCATCCAGAAGTGTCGTCGAAAAAGCTTAGGACAGAATAGCGAGTCATTGAGCTAGAAATAATAGTTGTAGAGTAGGCAATAGTTGTTTTCTTTATTACGATTCAACGCCGGAGCATGGCTCGGGATCGACCCCCTAAACATTGGCCGCTGCCTAGCAATATGCTCATTGACGACCAAAGTAGCCAACACAACATCACTCTAATCGTCGGTTGATTCTTCGAACAAAGATGAACATATGAAGTTATTTAGAAAAGACTACATATGAAGTTATTTAGAAAAAAACTCATCCGAGTTGTCCAGTGATGAAATAGTACATCAATGGATGGAGGCGGGCATGGACAAGTATCGGCCGAGTCGGGCAAACAAGCGAACTCCTTGCAGGAGGGTGGGTGACCAGTCGCGATCGATGAATGGAGTCCACGGAGACGGAGGCAACAAGGTTGTCGAACCCTGTGTCCTCCGACAATGACCTTAGAGGCAGTGGTGGGCTGTCATCGACCCTAGGATAGGCAGGCCATGAAAGAAGCGGACAGAACGATGGCAAAAAGGGCGTCGATGGAAGAGGCGGTAGCAGGGGTGGGGCGATGGCATAGAGGCCAAAAGTGGGATGGCGGAACCGATGGCAATGGCAAAGAGGATGGGGTGCTAGTTGGGGGATGAATGGTCTATGTGCCATAGACGGGCCGGGCAGGCCAAGGGAAGGACACCGCGGGTGCACTCTTCACTTTCTGTAATATTACACTTGCATGTGCAAACCTCCTATCAAACGCTTCAGTTTAACTTCAACTGGTGACAGGTAGTAACATACTATTGTCCTTTCAATTTCCACACAAGTGGATGCACATGCATTCATATTTCTTATTGTTGCTCACCTTCTCTGTGCAATAAATATCCAAACTAAAAACagatttgctatttcacatctagatgtgaaataattATCTCACATCTAAGTTATAAACCATAGGATACATTGTTCAAGATTCGTGTTTTTGTAACGCGTGCTCGCGCAGCGACGCGGTTGACCTGAGATTCGTACCGGACAGTGAGCGTTTCCTGCAGCCATGTGCCTGGGCCATTTTGTCGTTTTCACCTTTTGTCTGTTAGTTTGACTAGTATTTGTTCGCCGCAGCAGCTGCACTTATGAGtgcctttgccttttacttttttttctccACGGCTCTATCTTTGTGTATAGGTACATTGTGTATACATCTCCTATGTTTTATTTTTTTCACAGCCCTTGACCCTCGTACGTTGCGCTGGCGTGGGCTGCAGtcacaattgttttttattttctttttctgtttcttttttcatttatttgttttaaatttgtaaacttttaaaattcatgttttttatttttctctttttcatttttcattttttcttttttgaaattcAAGAATTTTTTCCATCGTTGTTTGTTGAGTGTCCACCACCCAATAGAGGGCTCTTTTTTCCCTTTGTTCGAGTTGCAACTCTACCTTTAACATGCAACTGGGGCcgactttttttgtttttttgttacaGTTGTAATCCTACCCTTGACTTGCGACTATGCTTCGACATTTTTTTGTATCAGTTGCAAGttcaccatcgactcgcaactagagcCCGAAACTATTTTGTGTCAGATACAAgttcaccctcgactcgcaacttagTCTCAATTTTTCTTTTTGtactagttgcaagtccacccattGACTCGCAACTCGGGCCCGACCTttttttgtctcagttgcaagttcaccctcgacTCGCAAGTGAGCCCAACATTTTTTGTcctaattgcaagtccaccctctaCTCGCAGTTGGGGCGCGATATTTTTTTGTCCCACTTGCAAGTCCACCCATGACTCGCAGCTGGGCCCCGCCCTTTtattttgtcccagttgcaagcccATCCTCGACTCGCAATTGTGCCTAACATTTTGTgtcctagttgcatgtccaccctcgactcgcaactgagcCTAACATGTTTTTATTAGTTGTAAgttcaccctcgactcgcaactggggtgtGATCTTTTTTtgtccagttgcaagtccaccctttaCTCGCAGCTTGGCCCCGCCCTTTttttcccagttgcaagtccaccctcgactcgcaactgagcCCAACAGTTTGTGTCCtcgttgcaagtccacccttgattTGCATCTGGGGCGCGATTTttttgccccagttgcaagtccacccttgactcgcggCTGTGTCTCGacctttttttgtcccagttgtaaGTCCATCATCGACTCGGAACTGGGGCCCAATCTTTCTTTTTTAGTTGAAAGTCCACACTCGACTCGTAACTGGGCCCGGCCTTTTTTTATCCTAGTTGCAATCCCACCCACAACCCACAAGTAAAGATCGACCttctttttgtcccagttgcaagtccatcatcaACTCGCAACTCCATCCTGAATTTTTATGGCTGAATTGTAAGTCAACTCTCGACTCATAACTTGGGGTCCGATCTTTTTTTGTCTGAGTAGCGACATAATGAGCGCGTTACTTTTTCATGTGTGACTAACAAAAAAACAACAAGAAAATTTGTTCTTGAAGAAATTGTTTGAATACCAAAATGTGTTcatatttttcagaaaatgatcagAATTACAAAGTTTATTCACATTAAGTGTCAAAAAAAAGGTTATTCACATTACACCTTTTTTAATttgaaaattgtttgtgttttcaaaaataTCCGGCATTCAAAATTGTTTATAATTTGCAAAGATGGTTTCAGAAAATATCAAGAATGTCTTCTAATCTCACCCTGTACTAAAGTTTCCCGcttcctaagagcatctccagccgcgcccccaacaggcccccccaggccactttttcagCGCCGGCAGCGAAAAAACGCCCCAGACGCGCCCCCAGGACGCCAAAATCCGCTGGTTCGGCCCATTTTTGGGCCCGGtgatcgcaggccgaacccggcgcactgggggcgcTCAGGGGCTCCGGTGtaagggaaaagcgcggctggcccacaccgtcaggcgaaaagtcaagtttttcttccccgactcgcctcccaccccccgcgtcctcggccgccactagctgtatcccggcgccgcccaccgcccttcaccgctagatagccaaTCCCCGCTGAAAAAGAGCAGAGGTTCGCCGAGGCAGCCCCTCCACCAGCAGCTGGGCGTTTTTGCCGCCGTTTctggccgcggaggggcagtttagcggcgggtacgcgcccaccgggcgcaaggtgttcggcgatttgcctgcctcggtgatggactcggacgacgaggaagCACTCGCCgcgttgctggaggaggaagccgaggccgacgtccaggaagatgagcatctcatggtgctcgccgccctcgcccagttgctggcgagcaatgaaaagccgcgacgaggtggctcggcgccggggcggatgaaagcaaagaaccggcatcgtctcgaaggctactgcattcTCTACtacgactacttcgccgatgctccacttcacggcgacaaaacatttcggcgccgttatcggatgagccgaaagctcttcctcaggattatgaattccatccgggagttcgacagctacttcaagtgcaagatggattgcaccggcaaacttggattcacctcgatccagaagtgcacaacagcgatgaggatgcttgcatacggagctcccggtgattcactcgacgactatgagcgcatggccgagtccaccatcattgagtgtttctacaagttctgtcgggcagtggtggcagtgtttggaccgcaatacttgagaacacccaatgcggaagacactgctcggatcctagcacagaatgcagcaagaggatttcctgggatgcttggaagcattgactgcatgcattggaaatgaaagaactgcccatttgcttggcaggggatgtacaaaggcgccaaaggcggttgcagtgtggtacttgaggcggtggccacacaggacctctgaatttggcactccttctttggtatgccaggaactcataatgacatcaacatgctgcagtgctcccctgtctttgccaagcttgttgaaggtcattctcctccggtgaacttcgaggtcaatgggcggcactacaacaaggggtactacgtagctgatggcatctatccgagatggtctacatttgtgaagactatctcaaacgttgtgccaggaggcaagaagtcccactttgccaaggtgcaAGAGGCTTGCCGGAAGGATGTCGAGCAAGCATTTAGTGTGCTCCAATCTCAATTTGTTGTTatccggtaccctgctcagacctggtcgaaagatcaaatgtgggagatcatgacttgctgtgtcatcttgcacaacatgatcatcgagaacgagcaagaagagccagtgtttgacactgaaccatactacaggcagggtcctctagccgaagttgatcaccagctaccggcaacctggactatGTACCTCggtatgcgtcaggagatctgagacccacaggtgcatcatcaactgcagcaggatctgatggagcacctatggaggctcaagggccaCGCCAGGcacgacgtgtgatgaaatatgagtttttatttattGAACTATAATTTGTATCgaactatttgttgttgcactattttgttgaactatttaattttctatgatgaactatgtgataaaaaatatttatgttgataattgaacgccgagccacaacgaaccacgccgaatatgggcatGTTCTCACCCATATGGATCCTTTATTCGCCGAAAATGGGCAAAAAACTGAGCCAATATCGGCGCCGGGGGTGACGGCTAGATGCCCAACCGCCCCAGCaccgattgtatcgccggctcgcccccagggggcgatctTTATGCCTCCTGGAGGGATGGGGTGGGGTGTgaggcaacggctggagatgctctaatcaaCACTAGCTATTCGTTGTAGATGCTCTAATCAACACTAGCTATTCGTTGTAGTGGCAGGAGGTGGTGTTCCCTACTGCTGGTGTCGTGAGTTCGATATGTGGTGTTGTTATTTTTTTCACGCTCAAGTCAGCCGGCCCAGTCGCATGACAACGGCTGTGCAACTCGCCAGATAAAAAAAAAAGAGAACGACATAATGTGCTGGACATGCGCTGATTTGTGGTTTATGTCACAATTTAGATGTGAGATAGtatctcacatctagatgagatatagtcACACCCAACTAAAAATCCCATCTTTTCTTCACCCGGAACACTACAGTTGAATTCCGTATATTGTTCTGAGGGACTTTTATCATGAGTTGGACTTTTGTCTTCAGGGGGGCCTCCTTTGTCTTGCCGCCTGCGTCGCCAACCTGTATTACATGGTGCAAATCTATATGAATCCAACAAAAATATATAGCAAAAAAAAAAACTTAACTCCTATGATGAGCTAAATTAAGCTGCCTAGTTATTGTTGTCGGTTGTGAGTAAATCCTTACCCAAACAGATGCCCAGCCAAGCCTTTCGTCCGACCCATAACCTGCTTTCCATTTGACATGCTTACTGGCCTTCTGTTTATAGACAGCACTCCAGTAGTTCGTGTCAAAATGGTACCGGTAACTGAAGATGATAAGTATCGTTAAGCAATGGACGTAACATATAAACAGGGTGCTTCAAGCTCCCTGTGCATTGGAACGCAGAGCAAGGTCACAAGTGCATCGCTCAAAACAGTCTCACAGATCCAGGAGGCAAATCATATGATGTTTCTTTTCTAAGCCTAGATCAGCTACTCTACATCAACCTGTAGAGCTACTGGATTCCAACAAAAAGATGGAAATCATTCACACCATTTTTATTTACCTGAACTTGTCTGAAGGAGTTAACTGGCGTTTAAATGCAAATGATAGTGAATTTGATGGTAAAGTGAGGCTGGGAATAAATGATAGCTCATCATCCTACAAAATTGAACAAATGATCCATTACAAGCAACATGACGGAGCAAATATTCATTAAACCAGGCCAGCTTAGGGATGTTTACCTTATAGCGATACTTGATATTCATCATATTATCATTGTACAATGCAGTGCAAACTCCATTCAGAATATGAGACTTCACTATACCATTTACTGACAAAATTTTCTCACCCTCATCCAACTTCTTCTCCTTAACTGAAACTTCCCCGTTAGGAAACAAGAAGGTTGCTCTTGGCTACACACAAAAGATATCTATTATCATGGTATCTAAGTAATAAACTCAATTAGCACACTAAAAAGGGTTGCAACGTTCACATGGTCATTAGTACCAAGGATTTGACAGCTTCTGAAAAAATTGTCAACACAAGAAAGGAATGACAGCATACATATAGGAAGATCTTTGTGATTGCATAACACTAGCTGTCTTCAGCTAAAAAAATATTCCTCTGGAATACAAAATACTGACCAATCCATCAGGAGGAACCAGCGATGATAACTCAATTTTGCATGGTGAATCTCCCAAATTAGTAGTTACTGCCACTTCTCCTTGTCCCTCCTAAGAAATAAAATGATGTCACCTATCTTATATGATATATGATGTACACTGTAGAACAACAAAATATAAGATTAGCATAACATTTTCTAACGTTGGGTAAGCCTTCCATTAGATTTAGAAGAACAAAGGAATATACTGACCATGTGCTAATCATTACTCATATTTCATTTAGAGCAAATAGAAGTGGCAATCAAGTATAAAACTATAAGCTGAATGCCAACTTTAGAATACTGGGTGATGTTATATAATGGTAGAAACCACATCCCAATTTTGGATGGGTACTGCTACTATCTGAGAAATGTCAGACAAAAACAATAGTTATTTTAGCCGGCATATTGGATGGTATGTATATTAATCATCAGATGCTACGGCAGAGAACCAAatcggcaaatttgacaaatttgacctgaggacgaaatcaaatcacagaatgaactgtccgtgaaactatttcacgcggctgacctttttgtgtgacgcccgacacgaaggcgccacactacactgtgcaacgcctcacagataggcgctacacgcctggacagcgttgcaccccagactgcctaaaaattgctaagtcattgtgcagagcctaagagctatgcgctgcactgtatagtgtggcgcctagctctcaggcgctgcactagtggttgcactacaaaatgaagcaaccactagtgcaacgcctagaagctaggcgctacactgtatagtgtggcgcctagctctcaggcgctgcacactaacttagtaattttcggatcacacgggtgcgcgctagccaggcgtgtagcgcctatctgtgaggcgttgcacagtgtagtgtgacgccttcgtgtcgggcgtcacacaaaaaggtcagccgcgtgaaatagtttcacggacagttcattctgtgatttgatttcatccataggtcaaatttgtcgATTTTGCCAACCAAATCAGGAACAAGCTGCATGTTATTCTCATTGTTCAGGGATATCTGTACCACTGGTCAAGCCCATAAATCCAACTTCCAACAAATTACCTATTGTTCACAAAGGAAACATGGTATTTTTTTCTCAAAGATGCATGAGAACTGTGTATCATTGCATCAAGGATAAAATATATATTTACTAGGAAGACCCGACACACACCATTCAACCCAAAACTACAACGGGGAAAACATGCACCTGCAACAAAAACCAACGACCCGAATAACCCCAAAAACGACCATTAGGTCTTAGGTGGCAGCAGCAAAAAATGATTGTGCTTTGGTTTTCATAGGACACGACAAGACTACACAATGATTGTGCTTTTCAAACAACCAAAATATCACTGGATATGATACCTTTTTTTTAGAACAATAGGGAAAGATCCCAATGGACATAAGTTCCAGGAGGAGCAGAAATAGTCACAAGCCGTGAACAAGCCTCAACAACTAAAAGGAGAAAAATAGGTAGCATATACTGAGTTGTTTCTTTTCTACAATAGAAAGAATATCTCATTTTACAGTAGAATGTACAAACAAGTGTTAATTACTACATAGTATGCAAACATAGCTAATGGGGATTCCCTAGCAAAATTCAGGTACATAATTAAGGCTCGATTTCATCAGTGCACATTTCTATGCCAAATAAACTGAAATAATCAGGTCATTATGTCAATAAAAACGAAAGATTTTTATATGCACACATGCTCGAATTTTGTATGCACACCATGAGGCTTGCCCATTTTGTGCCAAGGAGAGCATAAATCACATCCTACTGGACTGTGTTCTTGCGAGGGAGGTCTGCACCAGTGTTTGCCTAGCTCTCAACAAACTGGATTGGGTCCCCCCGAGGGGATCAAGATTGGCGGAGTGGTGCACTAACAAGCTTGGGGCTGGCCTAGGCAAGAAAGACGTATGGGTGATCTTCCTTCTAGTAATGTGGAAGTTATGTAAGCACCACAATGCCATTGTGTTCGATGgaacttcaccatcactgtcacatGTAGTTCATATAATAGAGGTTGAAGGTAGAACATGGAAGCAAGCGTTAAAGGGAGATGTGGAAGCCTTGTTTGGGGCTTTGGTGAGGTGGGCTAGCGTAAGAAATTAGATTCGAGTAGGAGGGTGGAGTCGGTGTTCATGTAATATGTAATCACCAACGTGGAGGGGCTCTTTACGACTTTACCCCATCCTCTTCTTTAATATATAGCCCTGCTCAAGAATTCGTCCAATTAACCTGTCAagttgccgattaatccctactcgtagggtcaccgagtagccgataaaatGATAAattgtccgattaattgattaactGGCTGATTAAATTGCCGATTAGTTTATTAATCCCCTACTTGCca
This window of the Triticum aestivum cultivar Chinese Spring chromosome 5D, IWGSC CS RefSeq v2.1, whole genome shotgun sequence genome carries:
- the LOC123120025 gene encoding outer envelope pore protein 37, chloroplastic isoform X1; this translates as MAAPALLSAPPPPPPMEEDGLTSHVAPTPTPPPSKRGFLRGRPPIRVTSEFDSERQLFSHRISCRVLNGLAKLRLRVHHGAAGGAPTPEVALMGRNFSAVVDTASRGAVLRGTADLAGSLHLSAAHNTKLVLNLLASRIHGPCTTGLYVWFRSQSSFHLASPESGIHICQRLHDNLFDQPMRLERVNSQEIPEGQGEVAVTTNLGDSPCKIELSSLVPPDGLPRATFLFPNGEVSVKEKKLDEGEKILSVNGIVKSHILNGVCTALYNDNMMNIKYRYKDDELSFIPSLTLPSNSLSFAFKRQLTPSDKFSYRYHFDTNYWSAVYKQKASKHVKWKAGYGSDERLGWASVWVGDAGGKTKEAPLKTKVQLMIKVPQNNIRNSTVVFRVKKRWDF
- the LOC123120025 gene encoding outer envelope pore protein 37, chloroplastic isoform X3 produces the protein MAAPALLSAPPPPPPMEEDGLTSHVAPTPTPPPSKRGFLRGRPPIRVTSEFDSERQLFSHRISCRVLNGLAKLRLRVHHGAAGGAPTPEVALMGRNFSAVVDTASRGAVLRGTADLAGSLHLSAAHNTKEGQGEVAVTTNLGDSPCKIELSSLVPPDGLPRATFLFPNGEVSVKEKKLDEGEKILSVNGIVKSHILNGVCTALYNDNMMNIKYRYKDDELSFIPSLTLPSNSLSFAFKRQLTPSDKFSYRYHFDTNYWSAVYKQKASKHVKWKAGYGSDERLGWASVWVGDAGGKTKEAPLKTKVQLMIKVPQNNIRNSTVVFRVKKRWDF
- the LOC123120025 gene encoding outer envelope pore protein 37, chloroplastic isoform X2 — its product is MAAPALLSAPPPPPPMEEDGLTSHVAPTPTPPPSKRGFLRGRPPIRVTSEFDSERQLFSHRISCRVLNGLAKLRLRVHHGAAGGAPTPEVALMGRNFSAVVDTASRGAVLRGTADLAGSLHLSAAHNTKNYQNGEQSYIHIGCSTHCLSISCDHEYDDSTVSCIHMDRYFQLKYNSRKEGQGEVAVTTNLGDSPCKIELSSLVPPDGLPRATFLFPNGEVSVKEKKLDEGEKILSVNGIVKSHILNGVCTALYNDNMMNIKYRYKDDELSFIPSLTLPSNSLSFAFKRQLTPSDKFSYRYHFDTNYWSAVYKQKASKHVKWKAGYGSDERLGWASVWVGDAGGKTKEAPLKTKVQLMIKVPQNNIRNSTVVFRVKKRWDF